One Polyangia bacterium genomic window carries:
- a CDS encoding FAD-binding and (Fe-S)-binding domain-containing protein has protein sequence MESADLVPVSRLRAREARPFEGKRLDVDALADALAREIDGEVRFDAGSRALYATDGSNYRQVPIGVVVPRHKVDVVATVDVCRRFGAPVLSRGGGTSLAGQCCNVAVVLDMSKHLRGILDLDPAGRRARVLPGTVLDDLRAAANKHDLTFGPDPSTHNHCTLGGMIGNNSCGVHSIMAGRTAENVEELEVLTYDGDVMRVGATSPAEVDAIVRAGGRRGEIHGRLRALIARYGDLVRKQFPKIPRRVSGYNLDELLPENGFHVARALVGTEGTCVTVLEATLRLVPWPRARTLLVLGYPDIYAAADHVPDVMRDGPMGLEAIDQRLIDDIHKKGLHERYLRYLPKGHAFLLVEFGGDTKAEADARAAVALARLAATVPRPSGKIYDDADQEEKLWKVRESGLGATARIPGSPDTWEGWEDSAVPPERMGDYLRELRQLLGSHGYDGAFYGHFGQGCLHTRLNFDLQSKGGIAEYHEFLEEAAALVVRFGGSLSGEHGDGQSRAELLPRMFGPELVEAFRAFKSIWDPDGRMNPGKVVDPFKADENLRLGADFHPPHVETHFRYPDDDGDFTRATLRCVGVGECRREHGGTMCPSYRATREEKHSTRGRAHLLFEMMRGQELDGWRDEQVRESLDLCLACKGCKGECPVNVDVATYKAEFLAHHYAGRLRPRAAYAMGLIHTWARLASRAPGLVNLLARAPATAALIKRVAGIAPERTLPLFARRTFRAGFRARPEWNVGQPDVVLWPDTFNDHFFPETAWAAVEVLEAMGYHVVVPDGDVCCGRPLYDFGMLDAAKRRLRRTLASLEGAIASGVPIVGLEPSCVSVFRDELRGLMPDDPRAARLARQVVLFGELVDKEADRIPWPLLGGRAVVQVHCHEKSLFGTEHQRALLARLGVEAEILDAGCCGMAGSFGFERGDKHAVSIKVAELGILPAVRGRPDDTLIIADGFSCREQIRGLASRRALHAAEVAQMAIAGPARISNAEEPPVLGPAVPAAVAAVTWAAAALGATLRRRRARGGAWSWLSSLPVLGTITVAGATAAALAALAVSTRRRRG, from the coding sequence ATGGAGAGCGCCGACCTAGTTCCCGTGTCACGCCTGCGGGCGCGCGAGGCCCGGCCATTCGAGGGCAAACGCCTCGACGTGGACGCGCTGGCCGATGCTCTGGCGCGCGAGATAGACGGCGAGGTTCGCTTCGACGCCGGCAGCCGCGCGCTCTACGCCACCGATGGTTCAAACTACCGGCAGGTCCCGATCGGCGTCGTTGTGCCCCGCCACAAGGTCGACGTCGTCGCAACCGTCGACGTATGCCGCCGTTTCGGTGCGCCCGTGCTCTCGCGCGGCGGCGGGACCAGCCTGGCGGGCCAGTGTTGCAACGTCGCCGTCGTCCTGGACATGTCGAAGCACCTGCGCGGCATCCTCGACCTCGACCCCGCTGGTCGCCGGGCGCGGGTGCTGCCCGGTACGGTGCTCGACGACCTGCGCGCCGCCGCGAACAAGCACGACCTGACATTCGGCCCCGACCCGTCGACGCACAACCACTGCACGCTCGGCGGCATGATTGGCAACAACTCGTGCGGCGTGCACTCGATCATGGCGGGCCGGACGGCCGAAAACGTCGAGGAGTTGGAGGTGCTGACCTACGACGGCGACGTCATGCGTGTGGGCGCCACGTCGCCCGCGGAGGTGGACGCGATCGTGCGCGCGGGCGGCCGCCGCGGCGAAATTCACGGCCGGCTGCGCGCCCTCATCGCCCGCTACGGCGATTTGGTGCGAAAGCAATTTCCGAAGATCCCCCGTCGGGTGTCCGGCTACAACCTCGATGAGTTGCTGCCCGAGAACGGCTTTCACGTCGCGCGCGCGCTGGTGGGCACGGAAGGCACGTGCGTGACCGTCCTCGAGGCGACGCTGCGCCTCGTGCCCTGGCCACGGGCGCGCACGCTGCTCGTGCTCGGCTACCCGGACATCTATGCCGCAGCCGATCATGTCCCGGACGTCATGCGCGACGGCCCGATGGGCCTCGAGGCGATCGACCAGCGCCTCATCGATGACATCCACAAGAAGGGGCTACACGAGCGGTACCTGCGCTATCTGCCCAAGGGCCATGCGTTCCTGCTTGTCGAGTTCGGCGGCGACACCAAGGCCGAGGCCGACGCGCGCGCCGCCGTCGCGCTGGCGCGCCTTGCGGCCACGGTGCCCCGGCCCAGCGGCAAGATCTACGACGACGCCGATCAGGAAGAAAAGCTCTGGAAGGTGCGCGAGTCGGGGCTGGGAGCGACGGCGCGCATCCCGGGCTCGCCCGACACCTGGGAGGGATGGGAAGATTCGGCAGTTCCTCCGGAGCGGATGGGCGATTACTTGCGCGAGCTGCGCCAGTTGCTCGGGTCCCACGGGTACGACGGCGCCTTCTACGGCCACTTCGGACAGGGCTGCCTGCACACGCGCCTCAACTTCGACCTCCAGTCGAAGGGCGGGATCGCCGAATACCACGAGTTCCTCGAGGAGGCGGCCGCGCTGGTCGTGCGCTTCGGCGGCTCACTTTCGGGCGAGCACGGTGACGGTCAGTCGCGCGCCGAGCTTTTGCCGCGCATGTTCGGGCCCGAGCTGGTCGAGGCCTTCCGCGCGTTCAAGTCGATCTGGGATCCCGACGGGCGCATGAACCCCGGCAAGGTTGTCGACCCGTTCAAGGCGGACGAGAACCTGCGCCTCGGCGCCGACTTTCATCCGCCACACGTCGAGACGCACTTTCGATACCCCGACGATGACGGCGACTTCACCCGGGCGACGCTCCGCTGCGTGGGCGTGGGCGAGTGCCGCCGCGAGCACGGCGGCACGATGTGCCCGAGCTACCGGGCGACGCGCGAGGAAAAACACAGCACACGCGGGCGTGCCCACTTGCTGTTCGAGATGATGCGTGGCCAGGAGCTCGACGGCTGGCGCGACGAGCAGGTGCGCGAGTCCCTTGATCTGTGCCTCGCTTGCAAGGGCTGCAAGGGCGAGTGCCCCGTCAACGTCGACGTCGCGACGTACAAGGCCGAGTTCCTCGCCCACCACTACGCGGGGCGGCTGCGACCGCGTGCCGCGTACGCCATGGGCCTCATCCACACCTGGGCGCGGCTGGCGTCGCGTGCCCCGGGGCTGGTGAACTTGCTCGCGCGCGCGCCCGCGACGGCGGCGCTGATCAAACGCGTCGCGGGCATCGCGCCCGAACGCACGCTGCCGCTGTTCGCGCGTCGCACGTTCCGCGCGGGTTTTCGCGCGCGCCCGGAATGGAACGTGGGCCAGCCCGACGTCGTGCTGTGGCCCGACACCTTCAACGACCACTTCTTTCCCGAGACGGCCTGGGCCGCCGTCGAGGTGCTGGAAGCCATGGGCTACCACGTCGTGGTGCCTGACGGTGATGTCTGTTGCGGCCGGCCGCTCTATGACTTCGGCATGCTCGACGCGGCCAAGCGCCGGCTGCGGCGGACGCTTGCCAGCCTCGAAGGGGCGATCGCCAGCGGCGTTCCCATCGTCGGGCTCGAGCCTTCGTGCGTCTCGGTCTTCCGCGACGAGCTGCGCGGCCTGATGCCCGACGATCCGCGCGCCGCTCGCCTTGCACGCCAGGTGGTCCTCTTCGGCGAGCTCGTCGACAAGGAGGCCGATCGCATTCCGTGGCCGCTGCTGGGCGGCCGGGCCGTGGTTCAAGTTCACTGTCACGAGAAGTCGCTTTTCGGGACGGAGCACCAGCGGGCGCTGTTGGCCCGGCTCGGCGTGGAAGCCGAGATCCTCGACGCCGGCTGTTGCGGCATGGCCGGCTCGTTCGGTTTCGAGCGCGGCGACAAGCACGCCGTGTCGATCAAGGTGGCCGAGCTTGGCATCCTGCCCGCTGTGCGCGGCCGACCCGACGACACGCTGATCATCGCTGACGGCTTCTCCTGCCGTGAGCAGATCCGCGGCCTGGCCTCGCGCCGTGCGCTTCACGCCGCCGAGGTCGCGCAAATGGCCATCGCCGGCCCGGCGCGGATCTCGAACGCCGAGGAGCCGCCCGTGCTCGGCCCCGCCGTGCCGGCGGCGGTCGCCGCCGTGACATGGGCAGCGGCTGCGCTCGGGGCGACTCTCCGCCGGCGCCGCGCCCGCGGCGGGGCGTGGTCCTGGCTGTCATCGTTGCCGGTCCTTGGGACGATCACGGTTGCTGGCGCGACGGCGGCCGCCCTGGCCGCGCTGGCCGTTTCGACGCGGCGGCGACGAGGTTAG
- a CDS encoding DUF3147 family protein, whose translation MLRELLIKFLVGGFIVSAFAVIGEIWTPKTFSGIFGAAPSVAIATLALTYNRQGRGEVAVLARSMVIGALALWAYAALCVTGVRRTRWPVWLSATAAWLGWFAIAFGGWAATKAVRALQ comes from the coding sequence TTGCTGCGAGAATTGTTAATCAAATTTCTGGTCGGCGGATTTATTGTCTCGGCGTTCGCCGTCATTGGGGAAATATGGACGCCTAAGACATTCTCCGGCATTTTCGGCGCCGCTCCGTCGGTGGCGATCGCCACGTTGGCATTGACGTACAACAGGCAAGGGCGTGGCGAGGTCGCGGTGCTCGCGCGCTCTATGGTCATTGGCGCACTGGCACTGTGGGCCTATGCAGCCCTATGCGTGACAGGGGTCAGACGAACCCGATGGCCGGTCTGGCTTTCTGCAACCGCGGCATGGCTGGGTTGGTTCGCGATCGCATTCGGTGGATGGGCCGCAACAAAGGCTGTAAGAGCGCTGCAGTGA
- a CDS encoding GAF domain-containing sensor histidine kinase: protein MAVPDLKQANEQLLLAAIREQEDAEAARRLAAELEAAIAREKILASASMALMSSFDYRETIFKVPSLLVPTISDWCAIEIVGPEGELDHLAAAHLAERNAAMGPVTGREMDMMVSGGVIAERVMASQKPELRIGCSEAAENAPPGRPKTPFKIHSCLCVPVVARNEVLALIWLATWATGRELGPAEVRFGEELSRRAATALENSGLYHATKLAVRMRDDVLATVAHDLMNPLTAIRLSAASLLLPKPGTPVNEETFRLAGRIERSVESISYLVEQLTEMASVHTGQLKLHATQVDAAAIVESACDIADPLAAAKTQQLLRDLPSREVVVQCDAERVRRLLSNLIGNSIKFTPPGGSITVSARQVDSHVEISVEDDGIGIPETDRDTIFGPYGRGSATDQPGKGLGLYIARGIAEAHGGTLAFDSARVAGSRFVLTLPISQNPPASIP from the coding sequence ATGGCGGTTCCAGATCTCAAGCAAGCGAACGAGCAGCTGTTGCTTGCCGCCATTCGCGAACAGGAGGACGCCGAGGCCGCGCGGCGGCTGGCGGCGGAGCTCGAGGCAGCGATAGCCCGAGAGAAAATTCTCGCCAGCGCCAGCATGGCCTTGATGTCCTCTTTCGACTACCGGGAGACGATCTTCAAGGTTCCGAGCTTGCTGGTCCCGACGATCTCCGACTGGTGCGCGATCGAGATCGTCGGTCCCGAAGGTGAGCTCGACCATCTGGCCGCAGCTCATCTGGCTGAACGAAACGCGGCCATGGGGCCGGTCACCGGGCGCGAGATGGACATGATGGTTTCTGGGGGCGTCATCGCTGAACGGGTCATGGCAAGTCAGAAGCCCGAGCTGCGCATCGGCTGCTCGGAGGCCGCTGAGAACGCGCCGCCTGGTCGACCGAAGACTCCCTTCAAGATCCACTCGTGCTTGTGCGTTCCGGTGGTCGCTCGGAATGAGGTCCTTGCGCTCATCTGGCTGGCGACGTGGGCGACGGGGCGCGAACTTGGTCCGGCCGAGGTGCGCTTTGGCGAGGAGCTGAGTCGCCGAGCCGCCACCGCTTTGGAAAACTCCGGTCTCTATCACGCCACCAAGCTCGCCGTGCGGATGCGTGACGACGTCCTCGCGACCGTGGCTCACGATCTGATGAATCCGCTGACGGCCATTCGACTGAGCGCGGCCTCGTTGCTGCTGCCGAAGCCCGGAACGCCTGTCAACGAGGAGACCTTCCGGCTGGCGGGGCGCATCGAGCGATCGGTCGAAAGCATTTCATATCTAGTGGAACAACTAACGGAGATGGCCAGCGTCCATACCGGACAATTAAAGCTGCACGCGACGCAGGTCGATGCAGCGGCCATTGTCGAATCGGCTTGCGACATAGCGGATCCTCTTGCGGCGGCGAAGACGCAGCAGCTCCTGCGCGACCTGCCTAGCCGGGAAGTCGTGGTCCAATGTGACGCCGAGCGCGTCCGCCGTTTGCTTTCGAACCTCATCGGGAATTCGATCAAGTTCACGCCTCCTGGAGGATCGATCACGGTCTCCGCAAGGCAAGTCGACAGTCACGTGGAGATTTCAGTCGAAGATGACGGCATCGGTATTCCCGAAACCGATCGCGACACGATCTTCGGGCCGTACGGACGCGGCTCCGCGACGGATCAGCCGGGCAAGGGCTTGGGCCTTTACATCGCGCGCGGTATAGCCGAGGCCCATGGCGGTACGCTCGCGTTCGACTCGGCGCGGGTGGCGGGCAGCCGATTCGTGCTGACTTTGCCGATAAGTCAGAACCCGCCGGCATCGATTCCGTAA
- a CDS encoding thiamine pyrophosphate-requiring protein: protein MKVGEYVLRRLLAWKVGRIYGYPGDGILGVFGAFRRVPEMKFVQVRHEEMAAFMACAHAKFTGQVGVCLATSGPGAIHLLNGLYDAQMDHQPVVAIVGQSARASMGAEYQQEVDLASLFKDVAHEFVQTAMAPVQVRHLVDRAVRIALAERTVTCLILPKDVQELDAVETPPHEHGAALTGIGYEPPKVVPREDALRRAAAVLNGGEKVAMLVGQGALGATEEVETVADLLGAGVAKALLGKAVLPDDLPWVTGSIGLLGTKPSWELMSECDTLLMVGSSFPYSEFLPEEGQARGVQIDLAARRTSLRYPMEVNLVGDAAETLRALVPHLKRKTNRAWRKRIEESVVDWWKVLEARALNEARPVNPQRLFWELSRQLPDGAILSSDSGSAANWFARDIKIRPGMMASLSGTLATMGPGVPYAVAAKFAYPERTVVAMVGDGAMQMNGNSELLTIAKYWREWKDPRLVVLVLNNRDLNQVTWEQRAMSGDPKLEAAQDIPDFPYARYAESIGLRGIRVDRPDQIVGAWGQAFAADRPVVIEAITDPEVPPLPPHITVKQAAALGKALLSGDPHWRGVVRQTYREMLATWKPHRG, encoded by the coding sequence ATGAAGGTAGGCGAGTACGTGCTCCGCCGCCTCCTCGCGTGGAAGGTGGGCCGGATCTATGGATACCCCGGTGACGGCATCCTCGGCGTGTTCGGCGCTTTTCGCCGCGTTCCGGAGATGAAGTTCGTCCAGGTCCGCCATGAGGAGATGGCGGCGTTCATGGCCTGCGCGCACGCCAAGTTCACCGGCCAGGTCGGTGTGTGCCTGGCGACCTCGGGCCCGGGAGCGATCCACTTGCTGAACGGGCTTTATGACGCGCAGATGGACCACCAACCGGTGGTCGCGATCGTGGGGCAGTCGGCGCGCGCGTCGATGGGCGCCGAGTACCAACAGGAGGTCGATCTGGCGTCGTTGTTCAAGGACGTCGCGCACGAGTTTGTGCAGACCGCCATGGCGCCGGTGCAGGTGCGCCACCTCGTCGACCGCGCCGTCCGCATCGCGCTGGCCGAGCGCACGGTGACCTGCCTCATTCTGCCCAAGGACGTGCAAGAGCTGGACGCCGTCGAGACGCCGCCGCACGAGCACGGCGCCGCGCTGACCGGGATAGGTTACGAGCCGCCGAAGGTCGTCCCGCGCGAGGACGCGCTCCGGCGGGCCGCCGCGGTGTTGAACGGCGGCGAGAAGGTCGCGATGCTGGTCGGGCAAGGCGCGCTCGGTGCCACCGAGGAGGTCGAGACAGTCGCCGATCTGCTGGGCGCAGGCGTGGCCAAGGCCCTGCTGGGCAAGGCCGTGCTGCCCGACGATTTGCCGTGGGTCACGGGCTCGATTGGCCTGCTCGGTACGAAGCCCAGCTGGGAGCTGATGTCCGAATGCGACACGCTGCTGATGGTCGGGTCGAGCTTCCCGTACTCCGAGTTCCTGCCAGAGGAGGGCCAGGCGCGGGGCGTGCAGATCGATCTCGCCGCCCGCCGCACCAGCCTGCGCTACCCGATGGAGGTCAACCTGGTGGGCGACGCCGCCGAGACCCTGCGAGCGCTGGTGCCGCACCTCAAGCGCAAGACGAACCGCGCCTGGCGCAAGCGTATCGAGGAGAGCGTGGTCGACTGGTGGAAGGTCCTCGAGGCGCGCGCCTTGAACGAGGCGCGGCCGGTCAACCCGCAGCGATTGTTCTGGGAGCTGTCGCGCCAGCTGCCCGACGGCGCGATCCTCAGCAGCGATTCGGGCTCGGCCGCGAACTGGTTCGCGCGCGACATCAAGATCCGCCCCGGCATGATGGCATCGCTGTCGGGGACGCTGGCGACGATGGGGCCGGGGGTGCCGTACGCCGTCGCCGCCAAGTTCGCCTATCCCGAGCGCACGGTCGTCGCCATGGTGGGGGACGGCGCCATGCAGATGAACGGCAACAGCGAGCTGCTGACGATCGCGAAGTACTGGCGCGAGTGGAAAGATCCGCGGCTGGTGGTATTGGTGCTGAACAACCGCGACCTCAATCAGGTGACGTGGGAGCAGCGGGCGATGTCGGGCGATCCGAAGCTGGAGGCCGCGCAAGATATCCCCGACTTTCCTTACGCGCGCTACGCCGAATCGATCGGCCTGCGCGGAATCCGCGTCGACCGTCCCGATCAGATTGTCGGCGCCTGGGGCCAGGCCTTCGCAGCCGACCGCCCCGTCGTCATCGAGGCGATCACCGATCCCGAGGTGCCGCCCCTGCCGCCGCACATCACGGTCAAACAGGCGGCCGCCCTGGGCAAGGCGCTGCTCTCGGGCGATCCCCACTGGCGTGGCGTCGTCCGCCAGACCTACCGCGAGATGCTCGCGACGTGGAAGCCACACCGAGGCTGA
- a CDS encoding inorganic diphosphatase, producing MPRMASRVPVPIKLPSFDGKNHDRVLHVIVETARGGRNKMAYDEEIGVFRLKKVLPEGMSFPYDFGFVPSTRGGDGDPLDALVLMDEPGTTGSLVACRLIGAILGEQGSKTKKKERNDRLVAVAIPSHTHGDLKHVHDLNKNLLSELEEFFINYHAAYGEKYRVLGCKGPKVAWKLVRDGARVWHQQQKK from the coding sequence ATGCCCAGGATGGCATCGCGGGTTCCTGTTCCTATCAAGTTGCCGTCATTCGACGGCAAGAATCACGATCGCGTGCTGCATGTCATCGTGGAGACGGCTCGTGGTGGGCGAAACAAGATGGCGTATGACGAGGAGATCGGAGTCTTTCGGCTGAAGAAGGTATTGCCGGAGGGAATGAGCTTTCCTTACGACTTCGGTTTCGTCCCTTCCACGCGCGGCGGCGACGGAGATCCGCTCGATGCGCTGGTGCTGATGGATGAGCCGGGCACCACGGGTTCATTGGTCGCGTGCCGGCTGATAGGCGCGATCCTGGGCGAGCAAGGCAGCAAGACGAAAAAGAAAGAGCGCAATGATCGATTGGTCGCCGTCGCCATCCCCAGCCATACCCACGGCGACCTCAAGCATGTCCATGACCTGAACAAGAACCTGCTCTCCGAACTGGAAGAGTTTTTCATCAACTACCATGCCGCGTACGGTGAGAAGTACCGCGTCCTCGGCTGTAAGGGCCCGAAGGTCGCCTGGAAACTGGTCAGGGACGGTGCGCGGGTGTGGCATCAGCAGCAAAAGAAATAG
- a CDS encoding DUF3147 family protein, whose translation MTPKLDCAGLGKPKPWEYLIRFIFGGAVTVAAMLITKRFGPTIGGLFLGFPAILPASLTLIKEHDGRQQAVEDARGGRLGSIGLIVFALVVWTSAWAWPPAVVLVTATVAWAAVNLALWAIRNRGSAAS comes from the coding sequence GTGACGCCAAAGCTCGATTGTGCCGGGCTTGGAAAGCCAAAACCATGGGAGTACTTGATACGATTCATTTTCGGCGGCGCGGTGACTGTTGCGGCCATGTTGATCACCAAGCGCTTCGGCCCGACGATTGGCGGCCTCTTTCTCGGCTTCCCGGCCATTTTGCCAGCGAGCCTCACCCTCATAAAGGAACACGACGGACGTCAGCAGGCGGTTGAAGACGCCCGCGGTGGCCGTCTCGGCAGCATAGGTCTCATCGTGTTCGCGCTGGTTGTGTGGACAAGCGCTTGGGCTTGGCCGCCGGCCGTCGTGCTCGTCACGGCGACCGTCGCGTGGGCGGCGGTCAATCTGGCCCTCTGGGCGATCCGCAACCGGGGTTCGGCAGCCTCGTGA
- a CDS encoding sensory rhodopsin transducer, translating to MPIGRRRWAIAEGYLPEWSHASGPQLESHETACILNTGATDAQVTITIFYADRDPVGPYRLAVPARRTLHVRFNDLREPAVIPKGVDFSSVIESDVPIVVQHTRLDSRQAANALLSTIAFADD from the coding sequence ATGCCGATCGGACGCCGCCGCTGGGCCATCGCAGAGGGTTACCTGCCCGAGTGGAGCCACGCTTCGGGACCGCAGCTCGAGAGCCACGAGACAGCGTGCATCCTCAACACGGGGGCGACCGACGCGCAGGTCACGATCACCATCTTCTATGCGGATCGAGATCCGGTCGGCCCTTACCGCTTGGCCGTTCCTGCGCGCCGCACGTTGCACGTTCGGTTCAACGACCTACGCGAGCCCGCGGTCATCCCGAAGGGCGTTGACTTCAGCAGCGTCATCGAATCGGACGTCCCGATCGTCGTGCAACACACGCGCCTCGATTCACGCCAGGCGGCCAATGCCCTCCTCAGCACGATCGCGTTCGCCGACGACTGA
- a CDS encoding DUF6496 domain-containing protein gives MRRSTRGRKYGSGAKRAVSSAMRRKKRGTLKSGKGRHGKVKSRKQAIAIGLSEARKKGAKVPRKRS, from the coding sequence ATGAGGCGAAGCACGAGAGGAAGGAAGTATGGTTCGGGGGCCAAACGAGCGGTGAGCAGCGCGATGAGGCGCAAGAAACGAGGAACGCTGAAGAGCGGGAAGGGACGTCATGGCAAAGTGAAAAGCCGGAAACAGGCGATCGCCATCGGCCTTTCGGAAGCGCGCAAAAAAGGTGCGAAGGTCCCCCGAAAGAGGTCGTAG
- a CDS encoding ATPase domain-containing protein, protein MSKRKGPEIQKLATGIPGLDEILGGGLPEYSFNLVAGAPGAGKTTLVHQLMFANASLERPAIYFTVLGEPALKMLRYQQQMAFFDPEKVGTFIRFVDLSQTVLDRDLSKVLEVIVSEVEQINPGIVVVDSFRTMLRGQAGSPEGHMDLQGFLQRLALHLTSWQATTFLVGEYQESEMQDNPVFTIADGIIWMAQSRDRNSVVRKLQAMKVRGTAPMPGLHTFRISDEGLQVFPRIQSRPAGDRRPPPGVRLGMGVAALDEMLGGGIPAGDAVLLSGPSGTGKTVLGTHFVTEGIQKGERAVLAVFEEHPQDYVARAKDIGFDLEKFVRDGDLRLIYLRPLDLSADEILQEVQQTVAESGATRLVIDSLNGLEIALAPTFREDFQESLYRMISGLTGGGVTIMMMVEVTESFSSLSFSPHAISYLSQNIIFLRYVELQGRLEKVLVIVKMRRSGYSQEMRRYTITSSGVRLGVALAEYEGILTGVPTRRQTDGHSSGVVAGLIDSEMTVLTALRRLGEASEEAIAVEVTILRADIPKALARLEDLELARRREINGTVTFASTSPSVANK, encoded by the coding sequence ATGAGTAAGCGGAAGGGTCCGGAAATTCAGAAGCTCGCGACGGGAATCCCCGGTCTGGACGAAATACTTGGCGGAGGCTTGCCGGAGTACTCCTTCAACCTGGTGGCAGGGGCGCCCGGCGCGGGCAAGACCACCCTGGTGCACCAGTTGATGTTCGCGAACGCTTCTCTCGAGCGCCCGGCCATCTACTTCACTGTCCTCGGGGAACCAGCGCTGAAGATGCTGCGCTACCAGCAGCAGATGGCCTTCTTTGACCCAGAAAAAGTCGGGACGTTCATCCGGTTCGTGGATCTCAGCCAGACGGTTCTCGATCGTGATCTCAGCAAGGTCCTTGAGGTTATCGTTTCGGAGGTCGAGCAGATCAATCCAGGCATCGTCGTGGTCGACTCGTTCCGGACCATGCTGCGCGGTCAGGCCGGCTCGCCGGAGGGCCACATGGATCTTCAAGGTTTCCTGCAGCGCCTGGCGTTGCACCTGACCAGCTGGCAAGCGACCACCTTCCTGGTAGGCGAATACCAGGAGTCAGAGATGCAGGACAACCCGGTCTTCACCATCGCCGACGGCATCATCTGGATGGCTCAGAGCCGCGATCGGAATTCGGTGGTTCGGAAGTTACAGGCGATGAAGGTGCGCGGCACCGCTCCCATGCCTGGCCTTCATACGTTTCGGATCAGCGACGAAGGGCTTCAGGTCTTCCCTCGGATCCAATCGCGCCCGGCCGGCGACAGGCGCCCGCCACCCGGCGTTCGACTGGGCATGGGCGTCGCGGCGCTCGACGAGATGCTGGGCGGAGGGATACCGGCCGGAGACGCCGTCCTGCTGAGCGGACCCTCAGGAACCGGAAAGACCGTCCTTGGAACGCATTTCGTGACCGAGGGTATCCAAAAAGGCGAGCGGGCCGTGTTGGCTGTCTTCGAGGAGCACCCGCAAGATTACGTGGCGCGCGCCAAAGACATCGGCTTCGATCTGGAGAAGTTCGTGCGCGACGGCGATCTGCGGCTCATCTATCTGCGGCCGCTAGATCTTTCGGCCGACGAGATCCTGCAAGAAGTTCAGCAGACGGTGGCCGAAAGCGGGGCCACGCGGCTGGTGATCGATTCGCTGAACGGGCTCGAGATCGCGCTGGCTCCGACCTTCCGGGAAGATTTCCAGGAGTCGCTCTATCGCATGATAAGCGGGCTCACCGGGGGCGGCGTCACGATCATGATGATGGTGGAGGTGACGGAAAGTTTCTCCAGCCTGAGCTTCAGCCCTCACGCCATCTCCTACCTTTCGCAGAACATCATCTTTCTTCGCTACGTCGAGCTGCAAGGCCGCCTCGAGAAGGTCCTCGTCATCGTGAAGATGCGGCGCAGTGGCTATAGCCAGGAGATGCGGCGCTATACCATCACGTCGTCCGGCGTGCGCTTGGGGGTGGCCCTCGCGGAATATGAAGGCATATTGACCGGCGTTCCCACGCGCCGGCAGACCGATGGTCACTCGTCCGGCGTGGTCGCGGGCCTGATCGATTCGGAGATGACGGTCTTGACGGCTCTGCGGCGGCTCGGCGAAGCGTCCGAAGAGGCGATCGCCGTCGAGGTGACGATACTTCGCGCGGACATTCCCAAGGCGCTGGCCCGGCTCGAGGATCTGGAGCTTGCTCGACGCCGCGAGATCAATGGGACTGTCACCTTCGCGTCAACGAGCCCATCGGTGGCCAACAAGTAA
- a CDS encoding DUF3341 domain-containing protein codes for MAGKNTAVFGICRSIPELEQAVDELRMAGFRNDDVSALFPDQEGTRNFAHEKHTKAPEGAATGAGAGLAVGGTLGWLVGIGALAIPGLGPFVAAGPLMASLAGAGAGGTVGGVTGALVGWGIPEFEAKRYEGMVKAGGILLSVHSDNSEWTKKAKEILARCKVSDVSSTGEARADIKSPVGNPDAATAAKI; via the coding sequence ATGGCTGGCAAAAACACCGCTGTATTTGGGATCTGTCGCAGCATTCCTGAGCTGGAGCAGGCTGTGGATGAATTGAGAATGGCTGGATTTCGCAACGACGACGTGTCCGCTCTTTTTCCGGACCAAGAGGGAACCAGGAATTTTGCGCACGAGAAGCACACCAAGGCGCCGGAGGGCGCGGCGACAGGAGCCGGCGCTGGCCTGGCCGTTGGAGGCACCTTGGGATGGCTGGTCGGAATCGGCGCCTTGGCGATACCAGGGCTCGGGCCTTTTGTCGCCGCTGGTCCCCTCATGGCTTCTCTCGCCGGAGCGGGCGCTGGCGGCACGGTTGGTGGTGTGACCGGTGCCTTGGTGGGATGGGGCATTCCCGAGTTCGAGGCCAAGCGCTATGAAGGCATGGTCAAGGCGGGAGGAATTCTGCTTTCGGTCCATTCGGACAATTCTGAATGGACGAAGAAGGCGAAGGAAATCCTTGCACGCTGCAAGGTCAGCGACGTGTCCTCGACCGGCGAGGCGAGGGCCGACATTAAATCTCCTGTCGGAAATCCAGACGCGGCGACCGCAGCGAAAATCTGA